ctctaattttgcacactaatctcttgtgtgggaccttgtcaaaggcttttagaAAGtcaagatacaccacatccactggctctcccttatccattctacttgttacatccacaaataattccagaagattagtcaagcatgatttccccttcataaatgcatgctgactttgaccaatactgtcactgctttccaaatgtgctgttataacatatttaataatcgactcaagcatcttccccactaccgatgtaatgcacctgtcataggtcgttgcatgtcgccgaaaatgttgaaaattcagcggcaaccagaaagacgctacgactctttggacgactgaggagactactcacaaccatacaggcgacaccctggcgacatgtcgcggggtgaagcctgtatggtcgtgagtagtcgcccaaagagtcgtaccttgttctggttgctgctggattttcaacatgttaaaaaatgtcggCGACCTACTGCGACTATGACTGGTGCCGGAAGCCgccaaaaaaattgcgtaagtgggacaggcccattaggctaactggtctataattccctgctttctctcttcctcctttcttaaaaagtggagttacgttGGCTACCCTCctgtccacaggaactaatccagtcgagagaacattggaaaatgatccccTATCACCACCTCATTcagaaacatttttaaaaactttCTAAATGAAATTAGGACATAAAAACAGTTATGGAATGATGTCCAACATTGGAGCAGGTGAGATTGGAAAGAGTGGATTGTCAGCAATGAGGTTCAGCCAGAGGTGAAATAAAGACTGGGAAGGGCCGTAGGTTAGTAGGAGCAGGGCAAAAAGAAGGATGAATGAATACTGACAAGACTACATCAATTTTGTTAAATGGAATAAGAGAGGCAAAGCATTTTCACTGGAAAAAGGATCACTGGGAGGCACTTATTGAGAGAGGTCACTTTATTTTACTTCGAGACCCGAATGTTGGGGGTTTGTTTGAGGTTGATAGGATGGGAAGATTGTTGAATTGAGCGATTACAGATGTTAATAAAGACTCTGGTCAGTTGATTAGTCACCGGTAATTATTGAGGCTGAAGTCATTAGAGGTCATTAGAGGTGTACCTCAAATATGGATCAGCTTTGTAGTTGAGGCTCCCACCATGTGTTACCTTCACACAACTTAGTTCAAACCGCAGCCAAAGAGATTTGGAGAAAGATTGTTCTTTTTCAGCTAGCATCATcggggaatgaatgaatgaatgaatgaatggatgaataagtttattggccaagtattcacatacaaggaatttgccgtgGTGCTCCACCCACGTGACAACATGATAtaaagtgacagttaggaatgacacatttcCCTATGACAATTTCTCTATGCCGCAAGTATTATTCAGTAATATAAATGTTAGCCATGTCTTATCGAGTTAGGAAATAATTCATTCTCTTTCTCACCGGACTGCCAGAGTACCAGCTCAGACCGCAGTTTATCAACAAGATTTCAACTggaaacaaataatttattctgCTTCTCGGCTGTTTGATTTTATAAGATGAACTTTCAGTCACTTTCTAGTTTTTTTGCTAATtttctgtaaatgtttattaTCTTCATCCTGCATCCCTGTTCATGCTTACTGTAAGCACCTGTTTCATCTTCCTGTGCAGTTTTTTGTTTACTTGAGATTTCCCATGCAATTTGCACAGCCTTTCACTTCCTGCATTCTTTCCTATCTTGGGTATTAAATTGGCAGATTAGCAGAGAAGCCCAAGCTTCATAAACAATATGTTTTAAAATCTCTTTAACATgtgttttaaaatgtatttagctTGTGAAGGGAAATGATAATATTTCAACATTACAATGTGGCATCCAAGCAATTTTCTCATCTTTGACACTGCTTTCCAAAGACTTTCTTCACCTTTCCCTCTTGTTGATTAACAATCTGGCTTCCCTCCTCTATTTGTAATATAGCCACATTATTCAGGAGCACAAAACAGCAAATTTTCCTTTCTCTTCCACTTGGAGAATATTGATTTGACAGTCAGAGTGAAGAGGAAATGTGTGTCAACCTTTGTGGGTTTGCTTTCAATTTtgcatccgaggggtaacctaaaGCAGCTCGACTGCATGTCAGCCCACTGGGACTAATCCCCTATCCCTAATCCCCTATCCATTTCACCCAATCCAGTACTAATGCTGAGGATTCCACCAGTGAATTAACCTTTTATACCTCTCCTTAATTTCTTCAGAATGTTCATTCACTTCTGAACAAAATATGGAAGAATAAGTTTATTTGTGGACAATTTGCATTAATATCATGTACATAATATTATGGCTGTTGTTTGAAGTTACTCTTGATCAACGTTGTCATGCTGCATTGCTATACACCATTTCTCCTGTCCAGATTGTGGTGATGATACTGTGGCTCTTGTCACACACTTACAGCTTGGTCTGCCCCAATTCCACACATCTTAATCCTTCTTtaaacatttcatttcattttacccatcttagatcacatagaatctaaGGCGCAATTAGTCAATTGGATATAAACTTGGCTTGGAGGACAGAGTCAAAGGGTAGTTGTGAAAGGATTttttgagaaacatagaaaaataggtgcaggaataggccattcagcccttcgagccagaattggaacccttcaaactatcttctgattggaggcctgtgaccagtggcatGGAACAGGGATCACTGCTGGGTCCCCTGCTGTTTGTTATATACATGACAATGTAATTACCATTGCTAGTTAATTTGTAGATGTCACCAAAATTGGTTGGTAGAGTAGAGTCATAGagggtagaaacaggctcttcggcccaacttgcccaaactggccgacatgtcccagccacactagtcccacctgcctgcgtttggtccatatccctccaaacttgtcctatccatgtacctgtctaatgggcctgtcccacttaggcgattttttcggcgactgctggcgacttatagtcgtagcaggtcactgaaAGAACGACAATatttacaacaacctaccacgtaGTCGactgcaagctaccgacaaccggcgacccattaggaagtCCACCTACCACcatacctacgacaacctacgtccacccacgacaaggtacgaccctgtcggtgacaactgaagacaacttaagacaattcagacataggtacctgtcgccggctggcataggttgacgtaggtagtcgccaatggaagttactgaagtcagcaccggcgacaacctacatcatcctggcgacaacctacgacagcacctatgtcaggaaatggcaagctacgctcattggcgtcaagccaactgtcgccgactgtcgccaaaaagttttgaacatttcaaaatccagcgacgaccagaaaaatgctacgattctttgggcgactgacgaGACTACTCATGACATAGAGGCGACACcgcggcgacagttggcttgatgccaattagcgtagcttgacttctcctgatgtaggtgctgtcataggttgtcaccaggatgacgtaggttgtcgccggtgctgacttaggtgaattccattggcgacaactacgtcaacctacatcaaccagcgacaggtaccagcaactgaattgtcttaccttgtcgtagcttgtcacggatggacgtaggttgtcataggtatggtcgtaggtggacgccctaatgggtcgccggttgtcggtagcttgccgtagcttgacgtcgactaggtggtaggttgttgtagacattgtcgtagacattgtcgtagtggGGGGtctagtcgccggtttttcggcgacccacTACGACTATGACTGTCGCCGGCATcgccaaaaaaatcacctaagtgggacaggcccataaatgtttcttaaacgttgggatagtcccagcctcctctggcagcttgttccatacacccaccaccctttgtatgaaaaagttaccccttagattcctattaaaccattTCCCCTttgccttgaacctatgtcctctggttcttgattcccccactctgggcaagagattctacccaatttatttctctcatgaatgtatacacctctatcagatcacccctcatccttctgtgctccaaagtatAGAATcccggcctactcaacctctccctacagcatagaccctctagtcctggaaacatccttgtaaactagGATATTAATTAACGCCGGTTATAAGAACAGCATTTGCTGAACTCCAACATGGTAAATACCCATCCCCAACTGACTCTTAAGGGTAACTCTACCACAACCAGCACCACCCTTGATCTAGTTCCATTGTGCAAAGCCAGTTCAATAGCTTTGAATATTTTGATGCAAATGATGCAATGTACAGATCTACTCCAATTTGTCAGAATATTTGCACAGGACTAATCGTGGTGTTTTTCTCTTCGACAGATTCACTTGTCAAGGATCAAACTTCCTTTTGTTGTCCAGAGTCAGCCATCCTACCAGATTTGGCCAAAGTCGTCTTCCGGTCTGGCGCTGGGTGGGGGAAGGAACACCGGCGCTCGGACCCTTGCAGACATCAAGGCCCGGGCACAGCAGGCTCGAGCTCAGAGggaggcggcagcagcagcagccgcagCTGGCCCAGTGGGAGATGGAGGGATCAGCGTTACAGGAGCAACTGGAGGGCAGACCAGAACACTGGCAGACATTAAAGCACAAACAAAAGCAAAGTTACTTGCCAAACTTCAGGCTAGAACACAATTACTACAATTAGATGAGCAAATCTCCTGCAAACAAGGCACGGTCACAGTAGGAGATGTACAGGATGCCAATGTCACAAAGAGTGAAGAGGTTGTTAAAGCAGATAACAACACTTCATCAAAGTGTTGTACTGAACCTACTCCAGCACTCAAAGTTGATGACGATGTCAGTGTGTCAGATTATACCATCAATAGTGATCTTCATTACTCTCCTGATATTGCTGCCAAGACAAACATTCCTCACATACCAGCGTCGAGCTGTGTAAAAAATGCTACAAGGCTAGACTGCACTGATGATATCGCAGGACCAAATTCAGTGGGCCTTGTTACAGCCATCTCTACTGACAATATTATTGTATCCAACTCCAGTGTtgaagaaaagcatcctcacGCTATCAAACAGAATTGTGCAAACGGAGCTTCTGTGCCAAGGTCTGCTGATGGAAGTGCAATGCCAAGCTCTGCTGATGGGGATGTCATACCAAGCAGTGCTGCCAGCAGCACAAAGCCAAACTGCACTTATGAAATTACTGTACCAGGTTCAAGTGGTTCTATTAATAGTAAAGATTTGCCATCTTCTGAAGGTGGAGTTTCCAAAACTCAGACTGTACTTAAAACATCCATGCAATGTTTTCCTGACCCTGGTGTCCTGGCAATGCATTGCACCAGCGATGTTTCTTCTGATAAAATGTCTTCTCCAAGCAGTGGTGAAGACATAGTGACTGTAAGCAATAATGAAAATGTAGCCAATAGCAATGAAGATGCCTTTGAGAATTCCTCTGTTGTTAACCTCATATCATCCAACTCTGTCGCCGATACAGGCGTTTTGAATTTCAATACAGCCATTATTTTGAACTCTGCCAGCAGTAACCACATGTCAACCAGTTTCAACATTACAACCAAATCAAATTCAGCAAATCAATCACTAGATTTAGGAtctacaataataaacaatataGAAATTGGTGCTCCAAGTGCCCAGCTGTCGAGCTCTTTGAAACCTTGTATTGGTACAGAAGGGACCTCTAATGCTGAGGTTGGTTCCACAGCAGTCAATTTACATAAAACAGCAGGAGCTTACTTGTCAAATTTAGATATGGATCCACAGACTGAAATGGTTAAAGCAGAAAATGCCTTGAACTCTCACATACAATCTCAGGAATTAGTTCGTAAATGTGCCAAACCTGACAGTGAAAGTCAATCAGTGTACAGTGGCAGAAACAATGATTCTAAAGTGATAACAGAACAAGAGAATGATGGTCTACTACTTCCTGCTAAAGACTCACTAGTATCTCCACTTCTGTATGAAACGACAGGCACTTCAGGTCCACGATTTGAGTTTACTGATCTTGAAAATCACTGTTTTGCAGGAAAAACCTCAAAAGATTTTGATGAGGTGATTCATAATAACCAGGAGCAAAACATGTCAAACCAAAGTAAATCAAGCTACCATGCTGATGAAAGTCAAAGTAATAATGAACTGGTGAAGTATAGTGCCAAATGCCACAGTTTAGATAATAACTATAATAAGTATGATGAAGGCAGAGTGAAAAGTgacaaattggatagttataccaATCCTCATGAATCTACAGACATCAAACAAATAAATTTAGAATCTGTTAACACTTCTGCTGAGTCAGGAGCTGACCAGTCCAGGGAAAAGGAAAACGATTTGTCCAGCACGAATGACTCTGAAACTAATCGGGGGGAGCACCTGGTAAAAAATGAAGCTATAGAAATTGCCTATCATCCCAGAATCAATCCATTGGTGGGCAACTTGCAAACAACAAGCTCCAAAACAGCTTTTGGCGCAAGGCATTCTCAAGAATTCAGATTATCAACTGTGGAAAATCGAGAAAGGACTCCTGCTCTTGGAAGCACAAATCGTCATCTCTCATCAGTGGAAGCCAATAACCCTCTTGTGACACAGTTGCTGCAAGGCAACTTGCCTCTGGAGAAAGTGTTGCCTCAGCTACGGTCAGGCACAAGGCTTGAGATTAATAGGCTTCCTTTGCCCTCTCGAAGTTGTGGTGAATCGAAAGGGTCTGCAGCTGAGAGGGATTTCACTATTAACATTCCTCACTCTGTTTCTCATTCCTCGAAGGGGCAGACTTGGGGAACAGTATTGGAAATTCAATGCAACACTCATGACACGCCCGTAGGCAAGAGACAGGCTAAGTCACTAGAGGAACAGTCACAAAGTAGATTAAAGCAAGCAAAACAGTTCACTTCTGTAGGAGTTGAAATGTGGTCACAAACTCCAGTCAGTATGGATCAGGACCAATCAGGGCAACAACAAACAATATTTAAGCAAGAGTGGATTAATAAGACTTTCATTcagaacaaagtcattaaaagtccAGAGTTTAAAGAGCACAATAGACCATTGCCTGCATGTGGTTTTGAGCAGAATTTGTTAACGACCAGTAACAACAACAGCTTTATTATCACAGCCCCTACCTCACAGAAACAGCACACTCATCAAAAGTCTATTACTTTGAGAGGATTAGCTAAAGCAGAAACCTCACTGCATACGATTCCACCAGCCACCCTCGACTATGCCACCACAAATGCATTTACATACAACCGATCTCTAGAGCGAAGCAGCACAGCATTTAACACTATAGCACAAGAAGATACTTCAGTGAACGCTGAAATGGAAAGCAGAGACACTGTTTGCTCAAGCAGTCTTAAAATTAAGCAAACTGATATCAGTTGCAGAGCAATACAAACTGTCCCAAATAATGCTGTAAAGCATCTTACTTCATTCAGCGAGTGTGAAGCACCATCTGATCAAAACAGAGGAATAGTTACCATAGAAACCAATAAAAGACTAAATTTACATGCTAATAATACTAGTGGTATTAAAATAGAGCAGTTCTCTGGTGATGATGCCTTTAGCAAAAGCTGTGCACTGGATGTCAAGGAGATTTCAAATGATCATTATGAAACAAAAGAACACATAAAGATTTTTGGACCAACAATggatgtcttttttggtaaattaGTAAATGAATCTGATTTTTCTTCTCATCTGCCAACCGAGTCTCCAAAGCCAGTCTCACACCTTGCCGCTCAGAAACTTGTTCAGCAGCAGCAACTCTATGGAAATTATTCTACCATACATTTCAGTGGCACCAATTTGAAGCAAGCTGCTTCTGTTATTAAACAGTCCATTGGAAGTTTTCTGGGAAGTACCGGAAATGATGCCATTGGTTTATCTAATCAGAACACTTCCATTCTGGCTCACAGGTTTTCTAAAAACAATGCTGCAGAACTGGAATTGAAATGCTCTTGTAGACTTAAAGCCATGATTATGTGTAAAGGGTGTGGAGCCTTCTGCCATGATGATTGTATAGGGCCTTCAAAGTTGTGTGTAGCTTGCTTGGTAGTAAGATAGAGAATGTTGCCTCACATAAAGCATTATTTCCATAATGCATAGTATAGGAAGATTTTGTTAATAATTGATTCTTCAGAATAATCTTGATGGATGCAAGAGCTGTACCATTGCACTACATCGGATTACAACATTTAGTCCAGTAACACCCTGCAACATGTACCATATTCTACTTTTAGAATTAGACTTAGATGATTATAGTTAATTGCATTAAGTCGCTACGTCATTACATATTCCGAGAGTTAGAAGATAAGAAGGTTGTGCCAGCAATTCCATAGGTCATACTCCTAGTAAAATCAGGAAGAGAACAGCCCTTTCTTCCCTGCAGCCTGACAGTGGGTTATAAGGTATGAGCAAATCCATGAGAGCAAGTGATAAACTTGCTCTCAGTAACATGGAGAGATTAGTCCAAAAGTGAGCAGAATCAGATAACACATTATCTTTTATTCTAGTTGCATTTTATTCTAGTAAATGCTTACTTTGTAAAGGTGTTCTGCTTTCACTGAGTTAAACGTCATATTGAGTTCTTCAATGCTTTACAAATAATTCTTCAAAACATTTTTTATCACTTATCGACAGTATATATCATTTTTTCTTACTGTTTTTACAAAACTTCTAAACTCTATAGAGTTTCTTTTTAAGAACTGACCTTATATTTTAATTGTTTAGAAGTGGAATCATCTACAGTCATGTGCCATAATACTTCAATGCACCAACTTGGCAAACGCCAACTGCTGAAACACTCATGCCAGTTATGTGTTTTTTACAATTGAGAAATTATATAAGCTATGTAAAAGGAAAACACTGTTACAATTTAGCACTATTTTAAAGTTTTATAACAGTAGATTGTATAGTCTTGTAATGAATCTGCATCACATTCTAGGAAGTTACTGCAATGTGGAGTGAAACACAAATGTGAAtttgtttaaatatttttttcttatttAGTTTAGTCATAACAATAGATTTACTTCTCTGGGTCTTATCAGTGTTTGAAATTTTTTAACTTTTTAAAAGCACTGATATTTCACACAAGCTGCTTCCAGGCCTGTTTTGGCCCCAAACTGTATCACTGTACTGTAATTATTCTGCCAACGTTAGATAAAACAGGGAATAATAATGTTAAAGTGCATGTATGTTACAGCCAAATGAGTGTAAACGTGGCATTAAGTTTATCTGATTACATTTCATTCAAGCATTACACATGTATAAAAAGAAGCTCTTTTATTATATGTTAGGATAAAAAGCAAGATATACACTATTTCTGAGGAAAAGAGTAGCCTGCTTTCGTTATCTTTTTACTCAACCAGCATTTAATAGCACTTTTTAACAATATGCGGTAAACACAAAGATAGAATGAATTGAATATGATTTGTTGAGTTGGACGTGAATTAATGCAACATGGTCAGATTTTAGACATTTTGATTTTCTATATAAACAAGTTGATGTGTTGTTTGAACACAATGGTGTGAAACATAAGATGTCACAGGAATTCCTAGTCTGAATTGCGATGATTTGTAATGAACACTAGAAGTTTAGAATTGATGTGGAACACATTACTTATAATTTCCAGGACCTGAACAGTGCAATCCTCATCTGATATGATAACACTTTATTTGCAGACTATTAAGCAGAAGTtattttttctatgcctttcctccCCTCTTGTCCAGAATGAATTAATTCATGtggattaatgcccctgtcccacttaggcaattattTCGGCGACTAGGCTCTCGCTACATGgtcgcagggtgacgcctgtatggtcgtgagtagtctcctcgcgTCGTGTAAAGAgttgtaacgtttttctggtcgccgctggattttgaaatgttcaaaacatttcggtgactgtgggcttgacgtttgtcttctcctgtcataggtgctgtcgtaggttgtggccaggatgatgcagattgtcgccaggtgacgttgattgtcgccgggtgctgacttcggtgaattccattggcgactacctacatcaacctatgtcaaccgtcgacaggtaccggcgactgaattttcCTTCagctgtcgccgacagggtcgttgcttgtctagGCTTgtcgtggacgtaggttgactttggttgtcgtaggttgtcgcctgtgtggtcgtaggtgtggtcataagtGGACgttctaatgggtcgccggttgtcggtagattgccgtagcttgacgtcgactaggtggtaggttgtcgtagcttgtcgtagacattgtcgtgcgggtgggggggggtccagtcgccgcttttttggtgacctgctacgactgtgacagtcgccaaacaaatcgcctaaatgggacaggcccttaaggcttcaCTGCACTTATAGTTCCCTAATCTTTATGACTAATCTGGATGTAAATTGCTGCTTGGAATGTGAGATCAAATCACCAGCATTTCTGATCTCAACCAAGTACCTTCAAACAAATTTAGAGGAGGTTACTGGATCAAAATCAGGAATATACTGTACATACAGGTTGATTTTAACTTCTCAATCATAGCACTGAGAAAAACCTTAATGCTTCCATTGCTACCACAGAATGGCATTAGATAACAAGACAGATATCAAGTTCACATGGGATCATGCGTAGCACCAACATGGTTATCTAGCTCACTATTTAAAAATTGATCTGTCAGCAATCCTCAATAGTTCCCCAAGTTCGTTATGTTTTTATTGTCAGTAAATGCTTTTTATTGACAGAATACCTGTTATGGAAATTTAAATAGAGCACAAACCTTCTATCAGTTATCAGGTCAATGGCAATAATATCTTTATGTATTAATTCAGGTTCATGTACCTCTCTATAAAGGGCAAGGAAAGTCAAGTAAAAACGGCATCACAGAAAGTTTAGTCCTTGGAGCACTGGAAGCATCTTTGTTACCTTATTCTCCAATTGTATCTAAATTTATATTATTTATCCATTGAGCATGTCTGCCTAATTGAGAACCTATTCTTTTTTCCTGAAAGACAAAAACTGTAGATTGAGGATATCTGAATTCAAAGAGAAAtttctggggaaactcagcaggtcaagcagcatctttggagcgagaaATAGGTAATGGTCTTAATAATTGTCTGCCACTTTAATTCTCTATCACATGGACTTTATTTTTAGCCTGCTATTGTACTCCAGCAAAGCCCAATGTGAGCTCAAGAAATTGCACTTCATCTGCCATCTCATGTAGCCCTCAAGATGCAATATTGAATTAATCAATTTCAGATCACCAGCACAGATGAAAGATCAGCCACCTTCAACAAAAACTGTCACTTCAGACATTCGTCCTGGTCTGCTGAGTATTCGCCTGCATTGTCTTTTACTTCAGATTCACAACaattgctttgttttgcatctcACAATTCCAGCGTGATTTTGTACTATAACTACCCCCATTCATCTTCCTTTGTTTACCCCATTCTGGATCAATCCGCATTTATTATCTAGTATTCATTTCCATCTCTTAGTCAATACCAAAAGCAAATGTATCACCTGGACAACTTTGAACTGCTCCTGATTTGTCTTCTCACCATTACAGTTCTGATGAAGGCACTTTGATCAGAAACAATAATTGTTTCCCTGTCCACAAATGTGTACTGACTCACTGAGtaatctccaatttcaggtcatCTGTTTTCCTTCCCTCTGTCCCCTTCTCCTTCATCCAGGTCATCttctcacacatacacaaccttctttccaacacatcccccaccatcaccatcaGTCCCCAATCTGCCAGATTCCCCTTCCCCACCTATCATCACCATACACTCTGCCCACTGGTCCCCCAGTGTTCCCATCTGCCCACCATCCTTATTTGATTCCACTCTTCGCCTTActttcttatcagattccatAATCAGCTGCCCTTTGTTGCCTCCACATCCTTTACCAGTCTGTACCAATATTTCTACCCTTCCTTCCTCCATCTGCCACTCAAACATTCCTCACCTAGATCCACTTATTCCTTGCCAGCTTTCCCCAGCCACCTCCTCTGCCTTACCCCCTTTATACTGGCTATCACCCCTCTACCCTTTCAGTCTAGATGAAGGTTCTCCCCTCAATGTCGACGGTCCATTTACTtaagtagatgctgcctggcctgttgaatttctccagcagcgCTAGTACAGTATTTGCAATTTCTTCTATCTCCACTGAGTATTCCCACTCTTTAtattcacatttatctatataacATGTTGTCAAGGGTGACACAGttgtgcagcaatagagttgctgctgccttacagcgccagagacccgtgttcgatcctgactacaggtattgtctgtacagagttcgtacgttctccccatgaccgcatgggtttcccccggatgctcaagtttcctcccacactccaacgacgtacatgtttgtatgttaactggtttcagtaaaaaatgtccctggtaTGTAGTGTTACGGGGATTacaggtcagcgtggactcgatgggccgaagggcctgtttctgagctgtaactaaactaaactaaactacacattaTTATTGCTGATAAATGATATCCAGAAAATGATATCTCAAACTTAAAAGGTGCTGCTTGGCCTCTAGAAATAGAAATGAATTAACACCTGCCTTCAGCTAACAGAATTTCAGCATACACTGCATTTTCTTAATCTACTCAGCCCAATGTGATTCAAGTGTAGCAACAGATTTTTTTTCAGCTCTTTTAACATGGATGCTGCAGACATAGAACTTCCATTCCCAACATTGCTTATCACATCTGTCAGGGGTTGTAACACAT
This genomic stretch from Amblyraja radiata isolate CabotCenter1 chromosome 4, sAmbRad1.1.pri, whole genome shotgun sequence harbors:
- the asxl3 gene encoding putative Polycomb group protein ASXL3 isoform X2 — its product is MLHTNARVEDGAFCRIPGKMGLYALKKDELVTSAEGVIDLDDESDLDSCEMAEINSNEEENGVCPEPKHVPDESSLPHNTNSSTTVAQNKLISSTQQHTKKALKQALKQQQKRRIGVTMMMNKAIPCVVLTPLKVSEEHSELPSGFESNNICELNGSDKKLKEGSRSSLSPTKTSDQHLKRLKRSSSGQLKRTRGEQIDVETPGSILVNTNLRALINKHTFASLPHHFQQQLLILLPEVDRQIGCDGVSRLSASALNNEFFAYAAQGWKERLAEGEFTPEMQLRIRQEIEKEKKVEQWKEKFFEQYYGEKLGITQEEGMKLESVKHSSENQDNSSFSPQSISPEPCQSTSDSKFDSKINLVPYSDQTQCIIQQTPAKELSRTVKEEDMLISLCSDITSDESVIQEEIAEEVEPHISESHDQNKPLQCNVSDIDQSRLLTPDKAEQVVLTDLKSDLITQCIKEFESQSERVVDSQAPSLEISGLPFQLLISTSTPSRLSDSFDASNSDTCEPTTNSSNEEHTIEDSYNEELEAITNNHNSPGGNTHCTSQHSLTSTCSEASILSEPSETENTDTETQLVMLQDSPQPPPQLSTLLDSPTLSSEGSRKDNKDLEFHKRKPPEQRVLEICHEKRPRIENVQTISIPPSRSQSEIEISSKEEPKVPPIKIHLSRIKLPFVVQSQPSYQIWPKSSSGLALGGGRNTGARTLADIKARAQQARAQREAAAAAAAAGPVGDGGISVTGATGGQTRTLADIKAQTKAKLLAKLQARTQLLQLDEQISCKQGTVTVGDVQDANVTKSEEVVKADNNTSSKCCTEPTPALKVDDDVSVSDYTINSDLHYSPDIAAKTNIPHIPASSCVKNATRLDCTDDIAGPNSVGLVTAISTDNIIVSNSSVEEKHPHAIKQNCANGASVPRSADGSAMPSSADGDVIPSSAASSTKPNCTYEITVPGSSGSINSKDLPSSEGGVSKTQTVLKTSMQCFPDPGVLAMHCTSDVSSDKMSSPSSGEDIVTVSNNENVANSNEDAFENSSVVNLISSNSVADTGVLNFNTAIILNSASSNHMSTSFNITTKSNSANQSLDLGSTIINNIEIGAPSAQLSSSLKPCIGTEGTSNAEVGSTAVNLHKTAGAYLSNLDMDPQTEMVKAENALNSHIQSQELVRKCAKPDSESQSVYSGRNNDSKVITEQENDGLLLPAKDSLVSPLLYETTGTSGPRFEFTDLENHCFAGKTSKDFDEVIHNNQEQNMSNQSKSSYHADESQSNNELVKYSAKCHSLDNNYNKYDEGRVKSDKLDSYTNPHESTDIKQINLESVNTSAESGADQSREKENDLSSTNDSETNRGEHLVKNEAIEIAYHPRINPLVGNLQTTSSKTAFGARHSQEFRLSTVENRERTPALGSTNRHLSSVEANNPLVTQLLQGNLPLEKVLPQLRSGTRLEINRLPLPSRSCGESKGSAAERDFTINIPHSVSHSSKGQTWGTVLEIQCNTHDTPVGKRQAKSLEEQSQSRLKQAKQFTSVGVEMWSQTPVSMDQDQSGQQQTIFKQEWINKTFIQNKVIKSPEFKEHNRPLPACGFEQNLLTTSNNNSFIITAPTSQKQHTHQKSITLRGLAKAETSLHTIPPATLDYATTNAFTYNRSLERSSTAFNTIAQEDTSVNAEMESRDTVCSSSLKIKQTDISCRAIQTVPNNAVKHLTSFSECEAPSDQNRGIVTIETNKRLNLHANNTSGIKIEQFSGDDAFSKSCALDVKEISNDHYETKEHIKIFGPTMDVFFGKLVNESDFSSHLPTESPKPVSHLAAQKLVQQQQLYGNYSTIHFSGTNLKQAASVIKQSIGSFLGSTGNDAIGLSNQNTSILAHRFSKNNAAELELKCSCRLKAMIMCKGCGAFCHDDCIGPSKLCVACLVVR